From one Chloroherpetonaceae bacterium genomic stretch:
- a CDS encoding caspase family protein, which produces MNPLSAASLFFLVLLYALPLFAQEEERADVPKDPILRIETGMHTAIINRIGVDAAQRFLVTASQDKTVRVWDLKTQRLLRTLRPPIGLHEDGKLFSVAISPDGKTVVCGGWTGYDWDGKNCIYVFDRETGNLVRRITGVEGVINHLTFSRDGRYLAATLGGGFGLRVYSAANYSLVARDADYGGSSYGADFDASGRLVTSCEDGFIRLYDEQLKLKGKARLKSGKDPFQVAFSPDGKVVAVGFNDAACVEIVSPALLNTGITGLNITVGKPEGDFILSAVAWSADGKTLYAAGTLSNADSRKLIRVWRNENSATIKEWLTESSNVITQLLPRKEGGIIFSAGDPCFGALDAAGNKVFHKGALNPDFRGMHQSFRVSETGAIVNFSYAYNAKKIASFFVNERAIDQYDPKATGMYAPLTEGLPIADWRGYEPKWRGKPIALKSYERSLSLAIAPDKKSFLLGCDFSLRRYDASGKAVWQNSVPGAAWAVNVTQDNNLAVAAFGDGTIRWFRYDDGKELLAFFPANDGKRWIIWTPEGYYDASAGGESLIGWHLNQGKAKESLFFSVGRFRNKFYRPDVIAKVLETLDVENALIAADEERGMSKSQSEASRQNFKLNEALPPVVSILSPENGAEVSSSQVLVRYAIESPSKEAIAAVKILVDGRPATSTRGLKKSLAQGVVEEQATVTIPERDCEISIVAENKFAASEPASVRVAWKGKAPAQDEFVVRPKLYALVIGVSQYQESSLQLNLAAKDAQDFAQALLAQKGGLYQDVVVKLLTDEQASKDNVLDGLEWLQKEVTSKDVGVVFFAGHGINDNNGTFYLMPVDANPEKIKRTCLEFSQFKTTIASLAGKVVVFLDACHSGSAMGGAQRRSAAADITLAVNELSSAENGAVVFSSSTGRQYSLEDAAWGNGAFTKALVEGLSGKADLTGKGRITVNMLDVFISERVKEITKGKQTPTTVKPPNVPDFPIAVKMKK; this is translated from the coding sequence ATGAACCCACTATCTGCTGCCTCGCTTTTCTTTTTAGTGCTGCTCTATGCGCTACCGCTTTTCGCGCAAGAAGAAGAGCGCGCCGATGTTCCCAAAGACCCTATTCTGCGAATAGAGACAGGGATGCACACAGCGATAATTAACAGAATTGGTGTTGACGCAGCGCAGCGTTTTCTCGTGACAGCTTCGCAGGATAAAACCGTTCGGGTCTGGGACTTAAAGACGCAGCGCTTGCTACGCACGTTGCGTCCGCCGATTGGACTCCACGAAGATGGAAAACTCTTTTCAGTTGCCATCTCGCCTGACGGCAAGACGGTGGTGTGCGGCGGTTGGACGGGATACGACTGGGACGGAAAGAATTGCATCTATGTTTTTGACCGTGAAACAGGCAATTTGGTTCGGCGCATTACGGGCGTGGAAGGCGTTATCAATCACCTGACATTTTCTCGAGACGGGCGATACCTTGCGGCGACTTTGGGCGGCGGTTTTGGCTTGCGCGTGTATAGCGCTGCAAACTACTCGCTGGTTGCCAGAGATGCAGATTATGGCGGTAGCAGTTACGGCGCTGATTTTGACGCATCGGGGCGGCTAGTTACCTCGTGCGAAGATGGTTTCATTCGGTTGTATGATGAGCAGCTTAAGCTGAAAGGAAAAGCACGACTCAAAAGCGGCAAAGATCCCTTCCAAGTAGCATTTTCACCCGATGGCAAGGTAGTGGCAGTCGGATTTAATGATGCTGCCTGCGTAGAAATCGTAAGCCCTGCACTATTAAACACGGGTATCACAGGGCTAAACATCACAGTTGGCAAGCCAGAGGGTGACTTCATCTTATCTGCAGTAGCGTGGTCAGCAGACGGCAAGACGCTTTATGCAGCAGGCACGTTGAGCAATGCAGACAGTCGCAAACTGATTCGTGTGTGGCGCAATGAGAATTCGGCCACAATCAAAGAATGGCTCACCGAATCGTCAAATGTGATCACGCAACTCTTACCGCGAAAAGAAGGCGGCATCATTTTTAGCGCTGGTGACCCATGCTTCGGCGCCCTTGATGCCGCAGGCAATAAAGTCTTTCACAAAGGCGCACTGAACCCAGACTTTCGGGGTATGCACCAGAGTTTTCGCGTTTCTGAGACCGGAGCTATTGTGAATTTTAGCTATGCCTACAACGCAAAGAAAATAGCGTCTTTCTTTGTCAATGAGCGCGCCATTGACCAATATGACCCCAAAGCCACAGGAATGTATGCACCCCTGACCGAAGGACTGCCCATTGCAGATTGGCGAGGCTATGAACCAAAGTGGCGGGGTAAGCCTATTGCGCTCAAAAGTTATGAGCGTTCACTCAGTTTGGCGATTGCGCCCGATAAAAAGTCGTTCTTACTGGGCTGCGATTTTTCGCTGCGCCGCTATGATGCCTCTGGCAAGGCCGTCTGGCAAAACTCCGTGCCCGGCGCTGCGTGGGCGGTCAATGTTACGCAGGATAACAACTTAGCAGTTGCGGCATTTGGCGATGGCACAATTCGCTGGTTTCGCTATGACGATGGCAAAGAACTGCTGGCTTTCTTTCCTGCAAACGATGGCAAGCGTTGGATTATCTGGACGCCCGAAGGTTACTACGACGCTTCGGCAGGTGGCGAAAGCCTCATCGGCTGGCATCTCAATCAAGGCAAAGCCAAAGAATCGCTCTTTTTCTCCGTTGGGCGCTTTCGCAATAAGTTCTATCGCCCTGATGTAATCGCTAAAGTCTTGGAGACGCTGGATGTGGAAAATGCACTCATCGCGGCCGATGAAGAGCGCGGAATGAGCAAAAGCCAATCCGAGGCATCACGGCAAAATTTCAAGCTCAATGAGGCTCTGCCGCCTGTGGTGTCTATTCTTTCGCCTGAGAATGGCGCGGAGGTTTCTTCGTCGCAAGTGTTAGTGCGCTATGCTATAGAGTCGCCGTCCAAAGAAGCGATTGCGGCGGTCAAAATTCTGGTTGATGGGCGACCTGCTACAAGCACACGTGGCTTGAAAAAATCACTGGCGCAAGGCGTCGTTGAAGAGCAAGCGACGGTAACGATTCCTGAGCGTGACTGCGAAATTTCCATCGTAGCAGAAAACAAGTTTGCGGCTAGCGAGCCAGCCAGCGTGCGCGTAGCGTGGAAAGGCAAAGCGCCAGCGCAAGATGAATTTGTCGTCAGGCCGAAACTCTATGCGCTCGTGATTGGCGTGAGCCAGTATCAAGAGTCGTCGTTGCAGTTGAATTTGGCAGCCAAAGACGCGCAGGATTTTGCGCAAGCGTTGCTGGCTCAAAAAGGCGGGCTGTATCAAGATGTGGTGGTGAAATTGCTGACGGATGAGCAAGCCAGCAAGGATAATGTGCTGGACGGGTTAGAGTGGTTGCAAAAGGAGGTAACAAGCAAAGATGTGGGTGTGGTGTTCTTTGCAGGACATGGCATCAACGACAACAACGGCACATTTTATCTGATGCCTGTAGATGCCAATCCAGAGAAGATTAAGCGCACGTGTTTGGAGTTTAGTCAGTTCAAAACGACGATTGCATCGCTGGCAGGGAAGGTGGTGGTGTTTTTAGATGCATGTCATAGCGGCAGTGCAATGGGCGGGGCGCAGCGGCGCAGTGCAGCGGCAGATATTACGCTGGCGGTCAATGAGCTGAGCAGCGCGGAGAACGGGGCAGTGGTGTTTTCGTCATCGACAGGGCGGCAGTATTCGCTGGAAGATGCAGCTTGGGGCAATGGCGCCTTTACGAAGGCGTTGGTGGAAGGGCTGAGTGGCAAAGCCGACCTGACTGGCAAGGGCAGGATTACAGTCAATATGCTGGACGTGTTTATTTCGGAACGGGTGAAGGAAATTACCAAAGGCAAACAAACGCCCACGACTGTCAAGCCACCGAATGTACCTGATTTTCCAATTGCTGTGAAGATGAAAAAGTAG
- the coaBC gene encoding bifunctional phosphopantothenoylcysteine decarboxylase/phosphopantothenate--cysteine ligase CoaBC → MSHHDTLNALHGKHILLGISGGIAAYKLPLLVRLLKKAGADVQVVLTQRAKEFVTPAVLETLSQRKVLCDIFPTHDAKQDWTEHIRLGEWADMFVVAPATAHTLAKLAHGLSDDMLSVLFLALRPERPRLIFPSMDGEMLSAPAVQRNLALLRQDGCIIIEPEYGELASGLIGKGRLPEPETLFKHIAEVFETSASKWLAGKCIVVTAGATRERLDPVRFISNFSTGKMGFALAEAAAEWGAKTILITGKTPLPTPPNVERIDVESAEEMLAAAHAYFERCDVFIAAAAVADYRPEHIAPQKLKKDSDRLVLTLVKNPDILLEFGQQKRAHQIAIGFALETSHALENARAKLEKKNLDWIALNCANDPNAGFEVDTNRLTLLSRTGEQHALPLMSKKEAARALLKLTLSKFRTDSA, encoded by the coding sequence GTGAGTCACCACGATACCTTAAATGCGCTGCACGGCAAGCACATTCTATTAGGCATCTCAGGGGGCATTGCTGCCTACAAGCTACCACTGCTTGTGCGTTTGCTCAAAAAAGCAGGTGCAGACGTGCAAGTGGTTCTGACCCAGCGTGCAAAGGAGTTTGTCACTCCTGCGGTACTTGAGACACTTTCACAGCGCAAAGTGCTCTGCGACATTTTTCCCACGCACGATGCCAAACAAGATTGGACGGAGCATATTCGCTTAGGTGAATGGGCAGATATGTTCGTAGTTGCTCCTGCAACGGCTCACACGCTCGCCAAACTTGCACATGGCCTCAGCGATGATATGCTCAGTGTGCTCTTTCTTGCGCTGCGACCTGAACGCCCACGCCTCATTTTTCCCTCAATGGATGGCGAGATGCTTAGCGCGCCTGCAGTGCAACGCAACTTAGCTTTGCTGCGACAAGATGGGTGCATCATCATTGAACCTGAATATGGCGAGTTAGCCTCAGGCTTGATAGGTAAGGGTCGCTTACCAGAGCCAGAGACGCTTTTTAAGCATATCGCTGAGGTTTTCGAGACCTCTGCGTCAAAATGGCTTGCGGGAAAGTGCATTGTCGTAACAGCCGGCGCAACGCGTGAGCGCCTTGACCCTGTGCGCTTTATCTCCAATTTTTCAACTGGTAAAATGGGCTTCGCACTGGCAGAGGCAGCTGCTGAGTGGGGTGCAAAGACTATCTTGATTACAGGGAAAACGCCCTTGCCAACCCCACCTAATGTGGAGCGCATTGATGTCGAAAGCGCCGAAGAAATGCTGGCAGCGGCACACGCTTATTTTGAGCGATGCGATGTTTTCATTGCGGCAGCTGCGGTCGCCGATTATCGCCCTGAACATATCGCACCGCAAAAGCTCAAGAAAGATAGCGACCGACTCGTGCTCACACTGGTCAAAAATCCAGACATCCTTTTAGAATTCGGGCAACAAAAGAGAGCGCATCAAATTGCTATTGGATTTGCATTAGAGACCAGTCATGCGCTCGAAAATGCCAGAGCCAAACTTGAAAAGAAAAATCTGGACTGGATTGCGCTCAACTGCGCCAATGACCCCAACGCTGGTTTTGAGGTCGACACCAACCGCCTCACACTTCTCTCTCGCACAGGCGAGCAGCACGCATTGCCGCTTATGTCTAAGAAAGAAGCCGCCAGAGCACTCCTGAAACTCACGCTCTCCAAATTTCGCACCGATAGCGCCTAG
- a CDS encoding PIN domain-containing protein produces the protein MKLLDTNIFLEILLEQEKAQAAVEYITSQDLGTLFLSNYSLDSIGLKLFWSNKLSELAQFGQDLNRAGIRILALMPEDFGALTHNIFRWGLDFDDAYQYTLAKKHGLELVSFDADFDRTDLKRIEPQ, from the coding sequence ATGAAGCTGCTTGATACGAACATCTTCCTCGAGATTCTCTTGGAGCAAGAGAAGGCGCAAGCTGCCGTTGAATACATTACTTCGCAAGACTTGGGCACGCTCTTTCTTTCAAACTACTCGCTCGATAGCATCGGGCTAAAACTCTTCTGGTCAAACAAGCTCAGCGAGCTTGCACAGTTCGGGCAAGACTTAAATCGTGCAGGCATTCGCATCTTGGCACTTATGCCTGAGGATTTTGGCGCTTTGACACACAACATTTTCAGATGGGGCTTAGATTTTGACGATGCGTATCAATACACGCTGGCAAAGAAGCACGGCTTGGAGCTGGTAAGTTTTGATGCAGACTTTGACCGCACTGACCTTAAACGCATTGAACCACAGTGA
- a CDS encoding DUF2281 domain-containing protein, with the protein MSLLEQITEKARQLSPQHQQETLDFIEFLAWKEALQKSPKVSMSFSWRGCLKELKQTALEAQKEILERRGAK; encoded by the coding sequence ATGAGCCTTCTGGAACAAATCACCGAAAAAGCACGACAACTCTCCCCACAGCACCAGCAAGAAACACTGGACTTCATTGAGTTTCTTGCTTGGAAGGAAGCCCTCCAAAAATCGCCAAAAGTTAGTATGAGCTTTTCGTGGCGTGGTTGCTTGAAAGAGCTGAAACAAACCGCATTAGAAGCGCAAAAGGAAATTTTAGAGCGAAGAGGCGCGAAATGA
- a CDS encoding PIN domain-containing protein — translation MLVDTNVFLEVLLAQKKEQAARNFLQAQPKGSLYISEFSLNSIGLKLFAVKRKALWQSFCEDLRRNRVTRLYLQDADIAAFIAYSDQWNLDFDDAYQYTLAKKHGLELVSFDADFDRTDLKRIEPQ, via the coding sequence ATGCTCGTTGATACCAATGTCTTTCTGGAAGTGCTGCTTGCCCAGAAAAAGGAGCAAGCCGCCAGAAATTTCCTGCAAGCACAGCCCAAGGGCTCACTGTATATCTCAGAGTTCTCGCTGAACTCAATTGGGCTTAAGCTTTTTGCCGTAAAGCGCAAAGCACTTTGGCAAAGTTTTTGTGAAGACTTGCGCCGCAACCGTGTTACGAGGCTTTATTTGCAGGATGCAGACATCGCAGCTTTCATTGCCTATAGCGACCAGTGGAATTTGGACTTTGACGATGCGTATCAATACACGCTGGCAAAGAAGCACGGCTTGGAGCTGGTAAGTTTTGATGCAGACTTTGACCGCACTGACCTTAAACGCATTGAACCACAGTGA
- a CDS encoding DUF2281 domain-containing protein — MSLLEQITEKARQLSPQHQQETLDFIEFLLAKEMQQDSEPSEWSFAWAGGLKELHQTADELKAELKELWLRTD, encoded by the coding sequence ATGAGCCTTCTGGAACAAATCACCGAAAAAGCACGACAACTCTCCCCACAGCACCAGCAAGAAACACTGGACTTCATTGAATTCTTGCTTGCAAAAGAAATGCAACAAGATAGCGAGCCCAGCGAATGGAGCTTTGCTTGGGCTGGCGGACTTAAAGAGCTTCATCAAACTGCTGACGAACTTAAAGCAGAGCTGAAAGAACTGTGGCTTAGAACAGACTAG
- a CDS encoding PIN domain-containing protein, with product MKYLVDTNVFLEVLCEQQKADAAEHFLKARSARYLCCSVFSLDSIGIILHRQKKMNVFRQFVQDLVSSNLNVLGLMPSEYLLLEESISKWGLDFDDAYQYTLAKKHGLELVSFDADFDRTDLKRIEPQ from the coding sequence ATGAAGTATTTAGTCGACACAAATGTGTTTCTGGAAGTGCTGTGTGAGCAGCAAAAAGCTGATGCAGCTGAGCATTTCTTGAAGGCACGCTCCGCTCGCTACCTTTGTTGCTCGGTATTCTCTCTGGATTCTATTGGCATTATCCTACATAGGCAGAAGAAAATGAATGTCTTCCGCCAATTTGTTCAGGATTTGGTGAGCTCTAACCTAAATGTATTAGGCTTAATGCCAAGTGAGTATTTACTCCTCGAAGAGAGTATTTCCAAATGGGGCTTAGATTTTGACGATGCGTATCAATACACGCTGGCAAAGAAGCACGGCTTGGAGCTGGTAAGTTTTGATGCAGACTTTGACCGCACTGACCTTAAACGCATTGAACCACAGTGA
- the ychF gene encoding redox-regulated ATPase YchF: protein MSLRAGILGLPNVGKSTLFNAITAQQVDAENYPFCTIEPNVGTVAVPDKRLQELAKIVRTNKIVAATLEIVDIAGLVRGASKGEGLGNKFLSHIREVDALIHVVRCFDDPNIVHVDGSVNPKRDIETIETELILADLESLEKRLPKLEKDAKRDAKLEPQLALVRKVLTLLGEGKPARLAAETEEATLLLKSLFLLTSKPVLYVANVSETDLLTGNAYTRQVEEVAAKEGAKVIVVCAKLEAEIAQLPEDEKPEFLASLGLDMSGLDKIIRAAYDLLGLQTYFTAGEKEVHAWTIRKGAKAPEAAGVIHSDFEKGFIRAEVMKYEDLLRFGSEQKVREAGKLAIEGKDYIVQDGDIMLFRFNV from the coding sequence ATGTCGCTTCGTGCTGGAATTTTAGGGCTTCCAAATGTAGGTAAGTCCACGCTGTTTAATGCGATTACAGCGCAGCAAGTTGACGCTGAGAATTATCCGTTTTGCACGATTGAGCCGAATGTTGGCACAGTGGCTGTGCCTGATAAGCGCTTGCAGGAGCTGGCAAAAATTGTCAGGACTAACAAAATTGTTGCCGCTACCTTAGAGATTGTAGACATTGCGGGTTTAGTGCGCGGGGCTTCAAAAGGAGAGGGATTGGGAAACAAGTTCCTCTCACACATCCGCGAGGTCGATGCGTTGATTCACGTGGTTCGCTGCTTTGATGATCCGAATATTGTCCATGTTGATGGCTCTGTTAATCCGAAGCGCGATATTGAGACCATAGAAACGGAACTTATCCTTGCAGATTTGGAATCGCTCGAAAAGCGTCTACCCAAGTTAGAAAAAGACGCCAAACGAGACGCAAAACTCGAGCCGCAGCTTGCACTGGTTCGGAAAGTTCTCACCTTGCTTGGCGAAGGCAAACCTGCTCGACTGGCTGCTGAGACAGAGGAAGCCACCTTACTGCTGAAATCACTTTTTCTACTTACCTCAAAGCCAGTGCTGTATGTCGCAAATGTGAGTGAAACTGATTTGCTTACTGGAAATGCTTACACAAGACAAGTGGAAGAAGTAGCAGCCAAAGAAGGTGCGAAAGTCATTGTTGTTTGCGCCAAGCTCGAGGCAGAAATTGCACAACTTCCTGAAGATGAAAAACCAGAGTTCTTGGCATCGCTCGGTTTGGACATGTCTGGCTTAGACAAAATTATTCGTGCTGCCTATGACCTTCTGGGTCTTCAGACTTACTTCACGGCTGGAGAAAAGGAGGTGCATGCGTGGACAATCCGCAAAGGTGCAAAAGCTCCTGAGGCAGCTGGCGTGATACACTCTGATTTTGAGAAGGGCTTTATTCGCGCCGAAGTAATGAAGTATGAAGATTTACTGCGATTTGGCTCTGAACAGAAAGTTAGAGAGGCTGGTAAGTTAGCGATTGAAGGCAAGGATTACATTGTGCAAGATGGGGATATTATGCTCTTTCGTTTCAACGTGTAA
- a CDS encoding tetratricopeptide repeat protein: MKKNRFLLLRTACLLILGVSIVGCGTPRERSNEKMKAALLEYRTYQEKQAAMATAPPDQIKKLEAELDQIQTRALKMMQEAVKEDPTNIDAINNYGLFLQGTGYPNEAIPVFLQGLSLLPQPPFQGDKATRDSLQNLYVGFHNYIANCYMMLPGKADSAVYYAEKIKEEFPSLYAKITRQAGIQLQAQKKFDEAIQLFEKSVDAYGPALMRNRNDENIEGNEKSVYNLEQAYRARAKAQGKDRPSKEDYQKMIAGYERAIAHMQKVGLEARNLPNYMRYADVCAEAGELKKADEAFKKAVELNTNPRNVAPRTNYGLFLKDNRRAREAVEVLRKVVEDNPDYALGYFNLATALIDAGRKAEAIPMLKKYVELGSKDPNEKKNVEIVKKEFNL, from the coding sequence ATGAAGAAAAACCGCTTTTTGCTTCTGCGTACGGCTTGTTTGCTGATTTTGGGCGTGAGCATTGTGGGCTGTGGCACCCCACGCGAGCGCTCTAACGAGAAAATGAAGGCAGCTTTGCTCGAGTATCGAACTTATCAGGAAAAACAAGCTGCGATGGCAACGGCTCCACCTGACCAGATCAAGAAGCTCGAGGCTGAGCTCGATCAGATTCAAACCCGAGCGCTCAAAATGATGCAGGAAGCCGTTAAAGAAGACCCAACAAACATTGATGCTATCAACAACTATGGGCTTTTCCTGCAAGGCACAGGCTACCCTAACGAAGCTATTCCCGTCTTTCTGCAAGGTCTTAGTCTTCTGCCGCAACCGCCTTTTCAAGGCGATAAAGCAACCCGAGACTCACTTCAAAATCTTTACGTGGGCTTTCATAACTATATTGCCAACTGTTATATGATGCTACCTGGCAAAGCAGATTCTGCCGTCTATTACGCCGAAAAGATTAAAGAAGAATTTCCCTCGCTCTACGCCAAAATCACGCGCCAAGCTGGTATCCAACTGCAGGCACAAAAGAAGTTCGACGAAGCAATTCAACTCTTCGAAAAGTCTGTGGACGCATATGGTCCTGCTCTTATGCGCAACCGTAACGATGAAAACATAGAAGGCAACGAAAAATCAGTCTACAACTTGGAGCAAGCCTATCGCGCTCGCGCCAAAGCGCAAGGTAAAGACCGTCCTAGCAAAGAGGATTACCAAAAGATGATTGCAGGCTATGAGCGTGCTATCGCCCATATGCAGAAAGTAGGCTTAGAGGCTAGAAACTTACCAAACTACATGCGTTATGCCGATGTCTGTGCTGAAGCAGGTGAATTGAAGAAAGCGGATGAAGCCTTCAAGAAAGCTGTGGAATTAAATACCAACCCACGCAATGTAGCGCCGCGCACCAACTACGGACTTTTCCTCAAAGACAACCGCCGTGCTCGTGAAGCCGTCGAAGTCCTCAGAAAAGTTGTTGAGGATAATCCAGACTATGCTTTGGGCTACTTTAACCTTGCTACGGCACTCATTGATGCAGGGCGCAAAGCTGAAGCTATTCCAATGCTCAAAAAGTATGTAGAGCTTGGCTCCAAAGACCCAAACGAGAAGAAAAACGTAGAGATTGTCAAGAAAGAGTTCAACCTGTAG
- a CDS encoding rRNA pseudouridine synthase, whose amino-acid sequence MKTKSSLYRAAPASSDATTAKSLQGRRVKPSAAAKSAALPASLSGQDALIRLNKFISLCGAASRRKADELIQQGEVIVNGKVVTELGTKINRYKDEVIVAGRRIQEPKRKLYILLNKPKDTITTNRDERHRRTVLDVLGIDERVYPVGRLDRNTVGALLLTNDGELANRLMHPSHGIQKEYLATLEQKFQRADLPKLTGGMRLKDTGEKVSPCEAKILGDGSVVWLRLSEGKNRQVHRMFWSLGYEVKKLERIRYAGLSIEGLRRGEWRHLSAAEIAYLRAQCGLAEK is encoded by the coding sequence ATGAAGACTAAATCTTCACTATACCGTGCGGCGCCTGCTTCGTCTGACGCTACGACTGCTAAATCGCTTCAAGGTCGCAGAGTCAAGCCCTCTGCGGCAGCAAAAAGTGCAGCTTTGCCTGCTTCACTCTCCGGACAAGACGCCCTTATCCGTCTTAACAAGTTTATTTCGCTCTGCGGTGCTGCATCTCGTCGCAAAGCAGATGAGCTTATTCAGCAAGGGGAGGTGATTGTAAACGGCAAGGTCGTTACAGAACTTGGCACCAAAATTAACCGCTACAAAGATGAAGTGATTGTCGCTGGACGGCGCATTCAAGAGCCGAAGCGAAAGCTCTACATTCTGCTCAACAAGCCCAAAGACACTATCACCACCAATCGTGATGAGCGCCATCGCCGCACCGTCTTAGATGTGCTTGGCATTGATGAACGTGTCTATCCTGTCGGTCGCTTAGACCGCAACACTGTTGGTGCGCTGCTTTTGACCAACGATGGTGAATTGGCAAACCGGCTCATGCACCCTTCGCACGGGATCCAAAAAGAGTATCTGGCGACGCTTGAGCAGAAATTTCAGCGTGCCGACTTGCCTAAGCTTACAGGTGGGATGCGCCTGAAAGACACAGGTGAGAAGGTCAGCCCGTGCGAGGCAAAAATCTTGGGTGATGGTTCAGTGGTGTGGTTGCGTCTCAGTGAGGGGAAAAATCGTCAGGTGCACCGAATGTTTTGGTCTTTGGGCTACGAGGTTAAAAAGTTAGAGCGCATTCGGTATGCAGGGCTCAGCATAGAGGGGCTTCGGCGCGGGGAGTGGCGACATCTCTCTGCCGCAGAAATTGCGTATCTTCGTGCGCAATGTGGGCTAGCGGAGAAATAA
- the scpB gene encoding SMC-Scp complex subunit ScpB: MLDSLNINLEIKRQTNLEHQHSQSSLSPQGEAQAGTASSYSDSASVPSQNGHTLHFSSQADVPTVSLPEGGIDLRRQDYKQQIEALIFASDEALSVKAIRQAIGSEKLTDLDIEQMIDELNQEYEQTGRTFRIRHIAQGYRFLTEKQFHSVIQKLMQPKMQRRLSQAALETLAIIAYRQPISKAEIEAIRGTNADYVIRMLLERNLIEVSGRGEGVGKPLLYSTTKEFLDYFNLGSLSDLPKPREIEELMREAEAQAFVQQELNVRLKVEFDKDDKAQKLAESDED; encoded by the coding sequence TTGCTAGATTCTCTAAACATAAACTTAGAAATCAAACGCCAAACTAACTTGGAACATCAACATAGTCAGTCGTCTCTATCACCGCAGGGTGAGGCGCAAGCTGGTACAGCGTCGTCGTACAGCGACTCTGCTTCGGTGCCATCGCAGAATGGACATACATTGCACTTTTCCAGCCAAGCAGATGTGCCCACTGTGTCCTTGCCTGAAGGTGGCATAGACTTGCGGCGGCAGGATTACAAGCAACAAATTGAAGCACTCATTTTTGCCAGCGATGAAGCGCTCTCCGTTAAAGCGATTCGCCAAGCCATTGGGTCAGAGAAACTCACTGATTTGGATATAGAGCAGATGATTGATGAACTCAATCAAGAGTATGAGCAGACGGGGCGCACCTTTCGTATTCGGCATATTGCACAAGGGTATCGTTTTCTTACGGAGAAGCAATTCCATAGCGTTATCCAGAAACTTATGCAGCCGAAGATGCAGCGTCGGCTGTCACAAGCTGCGCTGGAAACGCTGGCAATTATTGCCTACCGTCAGCCTATTTCCAAAGCTGAAATTGAGGCGATTCGTGGCACGAATGCGGATTATGTCATTCGTATGCTCTTGGAGCGCAATTTAATTGAGGTCAGTGGTCGGGGCGAAGGCGTCGGCAAGCCTTTGCTCTACAGCACGACCAAAGAATTTTTGGATTATTTCAACTTAGGCTCACTATCGGATTTGCCTAAGCCACGCGAAATTGAGGAGCTTATGCGCGAAGCTGAAGCTCAAGCCTTTGTGCAGCAGGAACTGAATGTGCGCTTGAAGGTTGAGTTCGACAAAGATGACAAGGCACAAAAGCTCGCTGAGTCGGATGAAGACTAA